One Klebsiella electrica genomic window, ACCTGTAAGGGGTAATAAATCCTCAGTGAATGCGACAACAGCGCTTGTCTAGAGCGAGCCTTCACCTTCATAAGCTTGACGATAAAGCTCAATGATCTGCTCTTTCGTCGCTTTTCTTGGGTTAGTTAGCTGGCAAACATCTTTTTTGGCATTTTCCGCCATAATGGCAAAATCTTCAGTTTTGACCCCCAGACTTTTCAGATCGGCGGGAATGCCAACCTGTTTGCTCAGACGACGGATGGCGGCAATCGCTTTCACTGCCGCTTCATCGGTCGACAGTCCTGCGACTTTTTCCCCCATGGCTTCTGCAATATCGCGGAAGCGATTAAGATTCCCAATCAGGTTAAAAGATTCGACGTAAGGCAGGAGAATAGCGTTACATACGCCATGAGGAAGGTTATAGAATCCGCCCAACTGGTGCGCCATCGCGTGTACATAGCCCAGCGAGGCATTATTAAACGCGATCCCGGCGAGGTACTGGGCATAGGCCATATTGTCCCTTGCCTTCATATACTCACCGTTCGCTACCGCTTTGGGCAGATATTGAGTAATCATCTTAATAGCTTGTAATGCGGCAGCATCTGTCAGCGGATTAGCCATTGTCGACACGTAGGCTTCGATAGCATGAGTCAGCGCATCCATGCCGGTGGCGGCGGTAAGAGAAGGCGGCATTCCAACCATTAATACCGGGTCGTTAATAGAAATTTGCGGGGTTACACGCCAGTCCACGATCGCCATTTTCACCTTGCGACTGGTATCCGTAATAATACAGAAACGGGTAATTTCGGAGGCTGTACCTGCGGTGGTATTGATAGCCATCAACGGAATCATATCGTTGTTGGATTTATCCACCCCTTCATAATCACTGATCTTTCCGCCATTTGCCGCGACCAGTCCGATGCCTTTCGCACAGTCATGAGAGGAACCGCCACCGAGTGAAACAATCCCGTTACAACCGTGTTCACGATAGCATTCGATGCCTGCCGCGACGTTTTTATCCGTGGGGTTTGGCTCTGCGCCACCAAATATATATACATCGATCCCGGCTTCTTGATAGATTTTCGCCACACTATCCGCCATGCCGTTCTTTTCGAGAAACGCGTCGGTGACAATAAGGATTTTTTTTACATTTAACGTTTTTGCCAAAGTACCCGCTTCCTGCACACTGCCTTCACCAAATATATTTCGTGCAGGCAGAAAATAATATGTCGACATGACTCATCCTCTATTAATCAATGTGATTGTTATACTGTTCATTACCGTGTTTAAACGCCAGATGACCCTATCAGCGGCTTAGCATCCCAGGACAACGGGTGATGAGAATAAAAGCGCTGACTGAACATGTGTAGTTAATGTTAAGGAAAAGCTGAATGGGAACAGTGAACAACCTCACAAATGCAGTGGTTTTTAACAAGAGAATTTAAATTTGTTTACATAGTGGTGGCGAAATCCCCTTTCTCATCGTTAAGTTGCCCAGCCGCTGCTTCCCTGCAGGGCATCGCCAGCCGCGCCGAGATGAAGAACACTTTTTCATCACCTTTCAGCGAAATCCATTCCCTGCCCGCTGAAGATATTGCGCCCAGCGGCACTAGCCGCAGCCAGATTGTGGTCTCTGTTAAGACAGAAATGCCATCTCAAAGTAAGCGAAACCTGTGGAGGGTTAACAAGGTCTGTCATATCCTGACTCCCCGGCGGCAATAGTGGCTCTCCCTCTAAAAATAACCGGAAGGATATTTTGTCGGCTGACGCATGATATTGGGATGCTGTTAGCGCGCTGTTTTCAGCAGATATCGCCAGCAGGATGCGAGTCGTAATGGAAATAACCCACCACAACACCACTATTCTCTTGAAATAAACATTGGCCGGTGCGCTAAGGCCGGGCGGTCGCGGAAGTCCCGCCCGGAGGAAAGGGTTTACTGGAACGGTTTCACATCGCCGACGCCTTCGCGCAGCACCACGGGCGCGTCTTCGGTCAGATCGATGACGGTGGTCGGCTGCTGACCCAGATAGCCGCCGTGGATAATCAGATCCACCAGCTTCTCCAGCCGGTCTTTGATCTCTTCGGGATCGGATTCGGTAAATTCGCTGCCCGGCAGCATCAACGAGGTCGACAGCATCGGTTCGCCGAGCGTCTCCAGCAGCGCCTGGGCTATCGGGTTCGACGGCACGCGCATGCCGATGGTCTTACGCTTCTCCTGCAGCAGGCGACGCGGTACCTCTTTGGTCCCTTTGAGGATAAACGTGTAGTTGCCCGGAGTGTTGTTTTTAATCAGGCGAAACGCCACGTTATCGACAAACGCATAGGTGGAC contains:
- a CDS encoding iron-containing alcohol dehydrogenase, yielding MSTYYFLPARNIFGEGSVQEAGTLAKTLNVKKILIVTDAFLEKNGMADSVAKIYQEAGIDVYIFGGAEPNPTDKNVAAGIECYREHGCNGIVSLGGGSSHDCAKGIGLVAANGGKISDYEGVDKSNNDMIPLMAINTTAGTASEITRFCIITDTSRKVKMAIVDWRVTPQISINDPVLMVGMPPSLTAATGMDALTHAIEAYVSTMANPLTDAAALQAIKMITQYLPKAVANGEYMKARDNMAYAQYLAGIAFNNASLGYVHAMAHQLGGFYNLPHGVCNAILLPYVESFNLIGNLNRFRDIAEAMGEKVAGLSTDEAAVKAIAAIRRLSKQVGIPADLKSLGVKTEDFAIMAENAKKDVCQLTNPRKATKEQIIELYRQAYEGEGSL
- a CDS encoding L-threonylcarbamoyladenylate synthase — encoded protein: MSQFFYIHPDNPQVRLINQAVEIVRKGGVIVYPTDSGYALGCKIEDKGAMERICRIRQLPDGHNFTLMCRDLSELSTYAFVDNVAFRLIKNNTPGNYTFILKGTKEVPRRLLQEKRKTIGMRVPSNPIAQALLETLGEPMLSTSLMLPGSEFTESDPEEIKDRLEKLVDLIIHGGYLGQQPTTVIDLTEDAPVVLREGVGDVKPFQ